The following DNA comes from Mycolicibacterium aromaticivorans JS19b1 = JCM 16368.
GCCACCGTACGCGCAAAGTTGCATACCGTGCAATATTGCCTGTCAGGCAACTTTGGCTAGGGCGCACGAACCGCCGACGTTAGGCGACCGCCACCGGCTGCTCCTGATCAGCGTTCGCAGCGGTCGGCAGTTCCAATTTCACGTCGGTGATGTTGATGACGCCGTACTGGGTGAGGTTGAGCCATGCGGTTGCCGATCCGACGATTTGCAGTTCGAGATTGGAATCCGGGTTCATCGTGTAGGCCAGGTAGGACAGCGGCACCTCGACCGTGTGTTGCTGCCCGTCAAGAGTCACAGGCACGGGAGTGACTTGGTTTCCGACCACCAGGCCAGTGTCTTTGTCGACGATCTGGGCATAGACCGCATTGCCGCCCGTACCCGTGGCCAGGCCGGAGTACGTCATGGTGAGCGTCGGGGCGCCGACCACCTCAGTGGTCTGCACGGGGTTCTTGATCGCGACGTTGACAGCAATCTTGGCCGGAGCGCCGTCGGTGTAGTTGAACGGCGAGGGAGCCACGCTCGGGCCTGAACCGCCGATCAGTGGGATCATCGGCAGCAGACCACCGCTGCCCGTCGTCGTCAATGGCGTGCCGTAGAAGGCGGGGTTCGAGGGGAGTTGCGACGAGGAGAAGTAGTTGCCGTTCTGGTCGACCCATTCGAAGGCCGGTCCGGTGTCGATATCGTCGCCCTTGAGGTACTTGTTCATCCACGCCAGGGTTTCATCTCCCACCCAGTTGACATCGTCACCCGGATTGGTCAGACACGTGCCATGGCCACCGCAGAACCACAACATCTTCACCGCGACGCCGTTGGCGGCCAACATCTGCGCGTTGAGCACGGCCTGTTGCAGCGGGAAGATCGTGTCGACGGTGCCCTTGATCAGCAGGGTCGGCACGGTGACCCGTCCGGTCAACACAGCGGGGCCGTTGCTGGTCAGGAAGTTCAGCACAGGATCAAGCAGGATGTTGAATATCGGGGCGGTGACCGTACCGATATAGAGCAACGGATTGGCGCGGGTACCGGTGAGAGCGAAGTTCAGCGCGAGCAGGAGTCCATAGGTGGTTCGGACCGCTCCGGCGAACGGTGCCAGCACCTGAGGAATGTTGTTCCACGCGATTTCGGGGGCCAGCGCATCGATACGGCTATCGATCGCAGCGGCATTGAATTGAATGCCACCGCCGTATGATCCGCCGACCATACCCACCCGCGGGTCACCAGGGCCATCGAGCTGCGTTGTCGGCAGCGTGGCGATGTAGTCGAGAATCGCCGATACGTCACGGCCCTCGAACTGTGGGTTGTCGAGCTGCAGTACACCCGTCGAGGCGAATTCACCGCGGGGGTCCCACGTCACAACGTTGTAACCGGCATCGCGGAGATCCTGCATGGTCGCCGAGTCGGCCGCGATCAGCTGACTCGGATCGGTGTTGCCCGGTTCTGCTGCTCCCGGGCTGTTGAGGATGGTCGGGGCGGACTGACCGGCGGTCAGCCCGCTGGCCGGAAAATAGTTGGTACTGATCCGGGTGCCATCGAACGACGTCACAGTCACGGTGTAGGCAATCGGCTGCCCGGTCGGGTTAAGTGAACTGGGCGTAATCGTGACGGGAACCAGCGTAGAGGTGCCAATCAGGGGCGCCAACAACGTGTTCAGGACGGGCACCTGATGCAACTCGTTCAGGACCGGCTGCACCACCAAGGGCCCGAGCAGGGGTATAGCCAACAACGCTCGGTCGAATCCGGTCACCTCCGATGCAAGTACGGTGAACTGCTCGGACCCGGAGGTGAGTGCGGCGAAATTGGGCAGGAACGTGAAGTTCCCGGTTGCACCGTTCAGGGTCACTTTTGCGCCGTCCGCCGGCGTGCGCACAACGACGTAGGTCACCGGGTTGCCGTGAATTGTCGTGAGTCCGGTGTTGGTGCCGGTGATGACACCGTCGTCGACCACCACCGTCGGCGCATAGCCGATGCCGGATGTGGCCACCGTGGACTGCTCCTGCGCGGCGGCGGCGGGACCGAGTTCCCGACGGGCTGCCGCCAGCAGCGTCCACGCCGCCGGAGTGTCAGGGCTGACCGGATTTCGCCCCGGCGATGTGCCCCACGCCGCTGAGGCCGCGGCGCGCGAAACCCGGATGGGCGACGAGACGGCCGCAACCGTGGCCGCGGGTGCCGGAGTTGAGTCTGTGGTGGTGACGGGCCGGGTCGACTCGGCTTTGGTTCGCGCGGTGTAGCCGGTGGCCGGACGGTGCGCCGGTTTCGAAGACGATGCGGACCTTGCGGAAGCGCTGGACGAGGTGTGCGATGGCGTGGAGCCGGAGTCTGGTGCCGCCGAGGCCGTCCCACACCCTATGGCGAGTGCCGCCCCGACACCCAGCGCTACGGCCAGGCCGCCGACTCTGCCGACGTATTTCGCTGAATCCATGACCGCTCCTTTGCGTTGTCACACCGAACTGTTGTGAGTTTTGTTGGCATTCAGTTGTTTATGGGGTTGCTCGCCGCAGTCAAGCGACTTACTTCGAAATTTCGCGGGAAGAAGGCTTTCGAGAGTTGGCGTAGAGTCGATCGATCTCGGCGGCGTACTTGTGGGCGATCGGGGTGCGTTTGAGTTTCGCCGTAGGTGTCAGCTCGTCGCCGCCGGGCTCCCAGAATGCGGGGACCACGTGGAAAGTTTTGACCTGCTCAACTCTGGAAAGTTTGGCGTTGGCTGCGGCAATCCCCGCTTCGATTTCGGCCGCGACCGCGGGGTGTGCGGACAGAACCTCCGGGACCGGCTCGACGCCGAGCTGCTGGGCGCGCTTGGCCGCCTCGTCTGCGTCCAGGGCGATCAACGCCACCACGAACGGTCGCGCATCGCCGACGGCGACCGCCGAACCGATCAGCGGACACGCCACTTTGAGATGGTTCTCGATGTTGGCCGGCGACATGTTCTTGCCGCCGGAGTTGATGATCAGTTCCTTCTTGCGGTCGATGATCGTCACGTAGCCGTCGCGGTCGACGGTGCCCACGTCACCGGTGGCCAACCAGCCGTCGGCATCGACGACGGCGGCCGTCTTCTCCGGTTCGTTTCGATAGCCGCGCATCACACTGGGGCCACGTACGAACAACTCGCCATCCGCCGCGACTCGAATATCCACCCCCGGAACGGGTTTGCCGACGGTGCCGATGCGAATGGCATCGGGTGGGTTGACGGTCGCCACCGCAGTGAGTTCCGACATACCCCAGGCCTCGCAAACCGGCAGCCCCAGTCCCAGCACGAATTCCAAGGTCTCGCTTGCGATCGGCGCCGCACCGGAGAGCGCGATCCGGACCTCGCCCAAGCCGACCCTGCTCCGGATTCTTCTGAGCACCAGATATTCTGCAGCCGAGGCCTGTACGCGGTCGGCAATGTTCAGCGCGTCACCGCTGGCCCGCTTGCGCCAGAGCCGCGCGCCGGAGGCGATCGCCCACCGCGCCATCCGTCCGGTCACTCCACCCTGGGCGCGCAGGACTTCTTGCAGCGCGGCCTGGATTTTGTACCAGAACAGCGGGACTGCCACGAAAACCGTTGGCTTGACCTCCATCAGCGTCGGCAGCAGCAGTGTCCGGTCGGCGACCGTCGTCACGGCCGCACCGCTGACGGCGGGGCCGTAGTGCCCCACGTATCGGTTGACGATATGTGCGTCCGGTAGGTACGACACAACCCGGTCGTGTTCATCGATGGTGGCGAGGTCGTAGAGGGGTGTGAGGTTGGCCAGCAGGTTCGCATGCGTGATCTCGACCCCCTTGGGTGCACCCGTGGTGCCCGAGGTGTACACGATCGTCAGCAGGTCGTCGCGACCGACGGCCTGCCATGTCGCGTCGAAATCGAATCCCGGTTCACCCGAATGCGCCAACTCCGACAGGGCGATCGTGCCTGGCGGGCCGGCGTCGACGCAGATCACGTGCTGGACCTTGGTTCCGATCCGGGCCGCTTCGAGAACCGGCAGATACTGGTGTTCACAGATCACTACGAGGTTCTCGGCATTGGTGAACAGATAATTGATCTGCTCGGCCGAACTGGTGTTGTATACCGAGAACGGGACCGCCCCAAGGTGATAGGCCGCCGCGTCGACCACGTTGAACTCCGGCCGGTTGGTCAGCATCAACGCCACCGTGTCACCGCGCCCAACACCGAGTGCCGACAGCCCTGCGGCGACATCACGGACGCGGTTGCCGTATTGCGCCCAGGTGAGGGTGGTAGCACCGTCGGCGCTGCGCAGCGCGACGCGGTCGTGGTGCGTCACCACCGTCTCCTGGAACAACGCGCACAAACTGCGCGCATTTCGGACAGTGTCAGCGGTTCGCACGGGCATACTGACCTCTCTCGCCTTCGCTACGTCGGCTCGGGGTCATCCGGCGAGCAACCCTTTGGCGATATGGGTCACTTGGATCTCGTTGCTACCCGCGTAGATCATCAGTGACTTGGCATCGCGGGCAAGCTGTTCGACGCGGTACTCGGTCATGTACCCGTTGCCACCGAACAGCTGTACCGCCTCCATAGCCACCTCAGTTGCGGCCTCCGATGAGTAAAGCTTCATCGCCGAGGCCTCCGCGAGCGACGGCAATTTGCCGGCCCGGGCGGCCTCAATCGCAGAGAACACCATGTTCTGAACGTTGACGCGGGCGACCTCCATCTTCGCCAACTTCAGTTGGATCAATTGGAAGGCGCCGATGTCCTGCCCCCACAATCGGCGACTCTTGGCGTATTCGATGCATAGCCGGTGACATTCATTGATGATTCCCAGCGACATCACGGCGATGGCTACGCGCTCGGCGGCGAAATTCTGCCTGGCGCTGTCGCGTCCATCACCAGAACCATGAGCTTCCCGCTCGCCGAGCAGCCGGTCCGGGGACAACCGGACGTTGTCGAAGAACAGCTCCCCTGTCGGTGAGGAGTGCATGCCCATCTTGTGAAAGGGCTTGCCCTGGACCAATCCGGACATACCGGCATCGAGCACGAAGGTCAGCACCGGACGGTTGCGCCGGTCGGTGCCGGTGCCGTCGTCAAGCTTTGCGTACACCACGATGGTATCGGCGTAGGGCCCATTGGTGATGAACGTCTTCTGGCCGTTGAGCAGGTAGTCGTCACCGTCGCGTTTGACATACGTCTGCATACCGCCGAAAGCATCAGAACCCGCGTCCGGTTCGGTGATGGCCCAGGCTGCGACTTTCTCCATCGTCACCAATGGCGGCAACCAGCGTTCTTTCTGGGCCAACGTTCCGCGGGCAGCAATCGTGGCCGCCCCTAAACCGAGGCTCACCCCCGCCGCCGCGACCAACCCGAGGCATACGCCGCTCAGCTCGGCGACCAAGACGGCCACCATCGACATCTGTTCTGCCACGTTTGCGCCACCGGGCTCACGCCGATCCGAGGCCTGCGGCTCGCCTTCGCCGCGGGCCCGTTCCCGAGCAAGCATCTTCTGCACCTGTTCTGCAGCCAGCGCGTCCAACCCGAACTGGGCGAACAGCTTTCGGATGATCGGGTACGGGGCAAGCTCGCCGCTCTCCAAGGCGTCGGTGTGCGGTCGGATCTCCTTGTCGATGAAACTCCGCACCGCGTCTCGGACCATGAGGTCAGCTTCTGACCACTCCATCATCGGGAAATCCCCTATCTAGCGATGCATCTCGGGCAGCCGGGTGGCGATGTCGTCGATCTCCCAGGCGCCATCGGTCTCGATGGTGGCGACGTCGTGCCAGCCGCGAAGCCGTGATATCGCCCCGCCCTGGACCGCGTACACCGCTCCCGTGATGGGGCATTTCTCCGTCGCCAGGTAGGCGACCAGTGGTGCGATGTTGGCGGGACTGAACAGGTCGTGCTCGCCCTCTTCCGGCTCGCCCATGAGTGTCCCCATGCCCGGCGTGGCCAGCGTCAGCCTGGTGCGGGCGATCGGTGCGATGGCGTTCACCCGCACGCCGTAACGTTCCAGCTCTTCGGCCGCGATCTGGGTCAGAGCAGCAATCGCGGCTTTGGCCGCACCGTAGTTGGCCTGGCCGGCATTGGCCAGTGTCACACCGGAACCCGACGCGGTGTTGACCACCGCCGCAAGGGGCTGGTTGCCCGCTTTGGATTGATCCTTCCAGTACGCGGCCGCGTGGCGCAGCATGGCGAAGTGGCCCTTCAGGTGCACTGCGATCACCGAGTCCCACTGCGACTCATCCATCCCCGCGATGAAGGCATCGCGCAGGATTCCGGCGTTGTTGATAAGCACATCCAGTCGCCCGAACTCGTCGATCGCCTGCTGTACCAGCGCTCGCGCGCCATCCCAGTCCGCGACGTTGTCGGTGTTGGCGACGGCGCGACCACCTGCGGCGGTGATCTCGGCGACGACGTCGTGCGCTGGCCCTTCGTCAGCGCCCTCGCCGGAGTTGGTGCCGCCGAGATCGTTGACCACGACCGAGGCTCCCTCTCGCGCGAAGAGCAATGCATGCTCACGGCCGATGCCGCGGCCCGCACCGGTGATGATGGCGACGCGCCCGTCCAAGACTCCCATGACGTTCTCCTTCTCAGCTCTCGTCAATGACTTCGGCCAGACCGTCAGTGATCACGAGATCCTCACCGCGTGCGGTCTGGAATGCGTAGGTGGCGACGCCCGCCGACGATCCGGACTTCCAGATCTGGGTCTCCAGGTCGTCACGGGGTAGTACCGGCTTGGCGAATCGGACCGCTAACCGCTTGAGCCGCTTGACATCAGAGCCCGCCACCTCGGCGAGCAGACCCCACGATGTCATTGCCATCGTGCATAGACCGTGCGCGATGATCCCGGGCAGCCCGGCACTGCGGGCTATTTCGTCGTCGAGGTGGATCGGCATCGGATCGCCCGAGGCGACCGAGTACCGAAAGGTCTGATCCGCGTCTACGTGTGCGACAGCCTTGGCCAGCATCGGTTCTGCGAGCAGCCGTTCGTCGAACTTGTGATTCGGGCTCAGTTCTCCCAGCTTCTTACCGGCATCGTAGTTGCGCACGAACACCGTCACGTACTGCTCGTTGACCAGTTCACCGGCCTCGGTGCGGCACTCGAGGTAGACGGCGGCCCGGGTGCCGTTGGACAATCCTTCATATCCGATCATCTTGCCGCGCGAGACGAGCTTGTCCCCGGGCACAATCGGGCGATGGAAGTGGAAGTCCTGCTCGCCGTGGACTACTCGCGGAACCAGTTCTACCGGCATGACATCGACGGTGGGCGACATCATCGAGTCGAAGACCGGCACGATCGCGAACACCGGCGGCGCAATATCACCGTTCAGGTGCGCCTCGATGGGGTCATTGGTGGCTCGAGCGTATTCCGAGATCTTCTCGGCAGTGACCTCGAAGAGTTCGGGGTCGGTCCAGAGGCCGACATTCGCATCGTCGAATTCTGAGTCGGGACCTGGCATCAGATAGCCGCCGTGGCAAGGGATTGCAACTGATCCAGCGACAGATCGAGCTGCTTGATCCCGTCCTTCTCCACGGCCTTGCCCAGCGCACCTTTGATCAGCGCGCCCTCGAAGTCTCCGTTGACCGATATCGTGGAGCCATCGCCGTCGGGGCTGACCTCGAAGCGAAAGCTGCACTGCACGCCCGCCATTCCCGTTCCGGTCAGCGCAACGACACGGGGTGCCTGATATTCGGTGACTGTCCAGTCGATCTTGTTCGCCATGCCCAGCATCACGATCTTGGCCAACAGCTTGCTACCCGCCGACGGTGCCGATGGCGGCGTTTCCAACCACTTCTCGTGGACGCTGAACCATTTGTCCCAGTCGCTGAAGTTGCCGATGACGGAAAAGACGGCGTCCGGACTGGCGTCGAGGTGCCGGGTTGCTTCGATGTGACCCATGAGTTCTCCTTGCTCGGATTTGTTTGGTTGTTTCAGCGCTCGGCGCGCTGGTACGCGGTGACCACGGCGGCGCCGCCGAGGCCGATGTTGTGCTGCAACACGGCGGTGACGCCGTCGACTTGGCGCTTGTCGGCATCTCCGCGCAATTGCCAGGTGAGTTCGGCGCACTGGGCCAAGCCTGTTGCACCCAGCGGATGACCTTTGGAGATGAGCCCGCCGGACGGGTTGACCACCCACCGGCCGCCGTACGTGGTGTCGCCGACGTCGATCAGCTTGGCCGCCTCCCCCTCGGCGCACAGACCGAGCGCCTCGTACAGCAACAGTTCGTTGGCCGAAAAGCAGTCGTGCAATTCGATCACCTGGAAGTCCTCGGGACCGAGAGCCGATTGCTCGTAAACACTCTGCGCAGCAGCAACATTCATGTGGTATCCGATCAGCGCCTTGCATGTGCCGTCGAACGTATTCTGATAATCGGTGGTCATGGCCTGGCCGACGATCTCCACCGCCTGCTCGGCGAGGCCGTGCTTGTCCACGAATTCTTCACTGGCCAGGATCGCCGCACCTGACCCGTCCGACGTCGGTGAACACTGCAGCTTGGTCAGGGGGTCGTAGATCATCCGCGCGGAGAGGATGTCCTCGAGGCTGTAGGACTCCTGGAATTGCGCATAAGGGTTGTTCACCGAGTGCAGATGATTCTTGTAGCCGATCTTGGCGAAATGCTCAGGGGTGGAACCATACTGCTGCATGTGCTCACGCCCGGCAGCTCCGAACATCCACGGCGCGGGCGGAAAGAGCACCTCGGAGATCTCCGCCATCGCCTCCATGTGCGCGGCCATCGGGTGCGCTCGGTCGTCGAAGGTGGACCCCAGCGATCCGGGCTGCATCTTCTCGAATCCGAGTGCGAGCGCACACTGCGCCAAGCCACCTTTGATGGACTGGGCTGCCAAGTAGAGGGCCGTTGAACCGGTGGAGCAGTTGTTGTTGACATTGACGACCGGGATCCCGGTCAAACCCAACTCGTAAACTGCACGCTGGCCCGAAGTCGACTCGCCGTACACGTATCCGACAAAGGCCTGTTCGATCAAGTCGTAAGAAATTCCGGCGTCCTGCAGAGCCTTGGTTCCCGACTCGCGGGCCATATCCGGGTAGTCCCAGCCATCCCGACGTCCCGGCTTCTCGAATTTGGTCATTCCGACGCCGATTACGAACACCCGATTCCGCACTGCTGATCTCCTCTGGTCTAGGGCGAAGCCAAGCTAACATACAGTCCAGACGGAATGCAATCGAGGATGTTGAGTCTGCTCGACATGGATAATGCGCAGGTAAATGCGCTCAGGAGACGTGTGGCCACATCGGCCGGAGCGGAAAAGTAGCTGAATAAACAGGCCGGTTAGCCTGTCTAGCTGCAGCTAGGCTGTTGGGTGATTTCTCAAGGCGGCGGCCATGATCTGGCGCAAGTCGACGCAGGCGCGATCCCAGCGGCGCCGAGTGACCGTCGGATCCTGGTCGACCATGGCCAACAGCATGATTCCATGCAGGGCATCCATGGCCGTAAACACGGCGTTACGCAGCGCCTTCCGGTGAGTGTGGTCCGGTAGCAGTTGCGCGACCGCCGCTGCCAGCGTGTCGGTGACGAGGGGTTCAACTCGCTTGATCTCGTGCACCAGAGCGGGGTTGGTGCGAGCAGCAACCCAGAGTTCGACCGTCGCAACGAACATCGGCCCCTGATGCGATTCCCAGAGAAACTCCAAGACAGCCGAGGCTGGATCTTCGCTGGTCCGAACACGACTGATCTTGCCAATCACCGCCTGTGCCCGCTGCCGGGCCAGATGATCGATGGCTGCGATCACCAGCCCCTCTTTGGAGGGGAAGTGATGCAGCTGAGCCCCTTTGGTGACACCGGCCTTCTCCACCACACGCGCAGTCGTCGTCGCGGCATAGCCGTACTCGATGAGACAGGCGACCGTGGCGTCCAGTAACCGCTCTCGCATCTCGGCACTGCGCTGAGCCTGGGTGCGTCGAGGGGAACGGGAAGTCGCATTGACCCCCATGTGCGTCCTCCTCGCGGGCATTTGAACGCCATTTTACATGCCGTCCCGAACGTAAGTTGCACAGCTCAGCTCAGAAGCAGTCGAGCCACCAAGTCAATTCCAGCGCCTGCCATGGGGGCTTCCCGGCGACGGCCCCGGCGCCGCCATGCCGAGGCCGACTGATCTCCCGGCCCGCGCACCCTAGAGCGGCGAGATCCTCAGCAGGGCTTCAGCATTCCGATGGGCGATGGCCTCACGTTCATGGTCGGCGATGTCCGCGTTCAGCAGAAAATCCGCCACATTGGTGCGCACGACATAGGGAAAGTCCTCTGAGTGGATGATGCGGTCGGCTCCGACCTCGGCCAGGAAGAATTTGAGTTGGTTGTGGCTGTACATCCCCGACGGGGTGATCCACACCTGCGTGCGGTAGTAGTCGCTGACCGGTCGATCGAGATAGTGCCCCCAGCCGATCGCCTCGTCGAGCCGGTCCAGCCAGCCGGCGACCATCTCGCCCCAATGGCCGCTCAACAGCTTCAGACCGGGATGGCGATCCAGGGCTCCGGACAGAATCAGGCGCAGGATGTGGATGCCGGCTTCGGCGTGCCACCCGAATGCCGGCGACGAGAGCAGAAATTCCACCGACGCGGGCCAGTTGCCGGAATAGTACGCACGCAACACCGATGCCGGCGGGATACCCGGGTGGACGTACAGCGGCGAATTCAGTTCCTCGGCGGCCGCCAGCACCGGTTCGAATCGCGGGTCGTCCAGAAAAAGCCCGGCGAAAGTGCCTTGCGTCAAGGTACCGACGAAGCCCAGTTCATCGATGCACCTGCGCATCTCGTCGGCGGCGGCCTTTGGGTCGTACAGCGGAACGGTGGCGAATCCTCGGAACCGGGTCGGATACTGCGAGATCTGTTCGGCCAGCCAGTCGTTGACCTGGCGGCAGAGGCCGGTGGCGTCGGGGTGATCGAGGCTTCCGGGGGTCATTGCACCATGGGATAGCACCTGGATGTTGATGCCCGCTGCGTCCATGTGCTCGAGTCGGCCACCGGCCAACTGCTCCGCCAACTCCCGATCAGGGGTGAAGTTGCGCCAGAAAGTACTGAAGTCGGCGTCAAGGTCGATCGGCGGCGGACCCGACAAGTCCATGACCCGGGGACCGACCTCGGGATGATGGAAGTGTTCTTCGACAGTGATGACTCGCAACGAATTCTCCTTTCGCATAGTGACTTCGGTCATGGCCGCGGGTTGAGCGCCGAGATGACGACGCCCAGACGTCGTGTCCCGCTGACGGCCCGCGCAGTGGCAGAGGCGGCATCGACGGCGAGGTCGGCCATCGAGGTGGCGAAGAGATCCGCATCCATCAGTTCGACATCGGTGAGGTGCGCGATGATCGCCGTCATGTCGGCCTCATTCAGATCCTTGCCGCTCCGGGTCGGCAACATCTGCAGAGCGGTGCTGGACCCGCTACCCAGCTTCACCGCTTCCACGACGGGGATGGGATCGATGCCCCCGGCTGACAACAGGTCGATGACGTCCGCGACGTTGGCGCGGTTCATCATCAGCAGCGTGTTGTTCACCAGCTTGGTCAGCTGTCCCATGCCATGCGGGCCGAGGTGAAGCACATGCGCGGAGAACGAGTCGAACACCGGCTCACAAAGCTGCACCGCCTCGGCAGGACCACCGACGAAGGTGGTCAGGCTCCGGGTCTGCGCACCGCCGCGGGCGCCCGTCACCGGTGCGTCGAGAAAATGCAGTCGCTGTTCTTTGCAATAGGCCCCGAGCTCCCGAGCGACCGCGGGAGTGCCGGTTCCGTGGTTCACGATCACCGCACCCGGTCGCATGTGTGGCGCCAGGGCGGTGACCAATTCTCGAACGTCATCGTCGGTGCTCACGCACAGGCCGACGATGTCACATGCAGCGGCCATGTCGGCGAGGTCCTGGTGCCCGGTATGAGCGACGTGGGACAGCACGTCCAGCGAGTCAGGCGGCCGCACCCACGCGTGCAGCGAATAGCCTGCCTCGGCGATGGCTTCCGCCATCGGCAGACCCAGGTCCCCCAGACCGATGAACCTGACAGCCGGATCGTGATGTGCCATAAGAACAACATGTGCCGATCGCGGCGACACCGCCAGTCCCGTAGCGATACTGGTAGTGCAAAGGCCACCCAGGCCGCCGCGGTGCGACCTACCGTGAGGTATGGCCGATTCGTCGAACGTACTGGGCGAGTTCCTGCGGGCGCGCCGCGAGTTGGTGACACCGGAACAGGTGGGCATCACAAACCTCGGCACCCGGCGGGTTCCTGGATTGCGCCGGGAGGAAGTCGCCATGCTCGCCGGTGTCAGCGCCGAGTACTACCTGAGACTCGAGCAAGGGCGACACCGTAATCCGTCTGCGCACGTTCTGGAAGCCATCGGTCGTGTTCTGAGGCTCGACGGCGAGAGCATCACGTATCTGCTCGACCTTGTCGCGAACAACAGCCGCCAAAAGCGTCGCCGAGTCCAACACGAAACCATCCCGGCGGGGGTCGAGAAACTCATCGCTGCGCTGCCCATGCCCGCCTTCGTGGAAGGCCGTTACCTCGATATCTTGGCCGCGAACGCGTTGGCGGCCAGCGTGTCACCCCGATTAGTGGTGGGCGGCAACAGGATTATCGACGTCTTCCTCGATCCGGACGAGCGCGAGCTTCTCCTGGACTGGGACAGCGCGACGGAGACGCTCGTCGCAGCATTCCGGCAGTCCGTCGGAACCCACCTCGATGATCCACGGCTGATCGAACTCGTCGGGCAGTTGTCGCTGGCAAGTCCACGATTCCGCCGACTGTGGGCACGCCACGACATCGGTGGCCGGCGCGGGGCCGTCATGCGGCTTAGACACCCCGTCGTCGGTGACCTGAATCTCAACTGGGAGAAACTGATAGTGGCCGAGGCTCAACACCTCTCCATCGCGGTGGGCCACGCCGATTCGGGTACCGAAGATGCCGAGAAGCTTGCCTTCCTCGCCGCGACGGTTCCAGCCGAGGTCGAAGGCCAGTAAGGGCGCGGGCCTAGCAGGCCGCGCCGGCTACGCGCCGGCCAAACCCTTGTCGATCATGCTCTCGGCCGCCGCGACTATCGCGTCCTCGGGGTCGCGTGGCGCCCAGCCCAGAATCTTTCGTGCCTTCTCGTTGGAGCTGTTCTTCCGGTAACCCAGCTCCGGCACGAGGGATTTCAACTCGGGGTTAAACAGCGCGCCGACGCGCACCACGACGTCGGGCAAGGTGCGCCGCGGTACTTTCTTCGCGGCCGGGCCGAACCGGGATCTGATCAACGCCCCGATATCCTTCATCTCGACTGCCGGGCCATTGGAGAGTAGGAACCGCTCGCCCCCTACCGCGGGATTGGTCATGGCCAAGATGTGCGCCTTCGCCACGTCGCGCACATCGACGATCGGGAAGAACAAGTGCGGAAAGCCGGGCATGTCACCGTTGAGGATCCGCTGGATGAGGTGGTTGGAACCCGAGAGTTTGTGTCCCAGAACCGGTCCCATGACGGCCACCGGTAGCATTGTGGTCAGCTCCATCCGCCCGCCCGACGTCTGGACGAACTCCCAGGCGGAGCGTTCGGCCAAGGTCTTGCTCTTGCCGTAGGCGTCCACCCCCGACCCGTCGACGATGGTCCAGTCACGTTCCGTGAAGACGTGGTCATCATGCGGGTGTCCCCAACTGACGGCGTGGAACGCCGAAGTCAACACCACCCGCGTCACGCCGGCGTCGCGCGCGGCGCGCAACACCCGAAGCGTTCCCTCGCGAGCAGGCACGATCAGGTCGTTCTCGTCGGCTACATGCCCCGGTTGCACGGGTGAGGCCACGTGCAACACATATTCGATACCAGCGGTAGCTTCGGCCCAGCCGGCATCACCGGTCAGATCTGCTTCGGTGAATGCGAGATTCTGACCATTCACCATTC
Coding sequences within:
- a CDS encoding TetR/AcrR family transcriptional regulator; translated protein: MGVNATSRSPRRTQAQRSAEMRERLLDATVACLIEYGYAATTTARVVEKAGVTKGAQLHHFPSKEGLVIAAIDHLARQRAQAVIGKISRVRTSEDPASAVLEFLWESHQGPMFVATVELWVAARTNPALVHEIKRVEPLVTDTLAAAVAQLLPDHTHRKALRNAVFTAMDALHGIMLLAMVDQDPTVTRRRWDRACVDLRQIMAAALRNHPTA
- a CDS encoding SRPBCC family protein encodes the protein MGHIEATRHLDASPDAVFSVIGNFSDWDKWFSVHEKWLETPPSAPSAGSKLLAKIVMLGMANKIDWTVTEYQAPRVVALTGTGMAGVQCSFRFEVSPDGDGSTISVNGDFEGALIKGALGKAVEKDGIKQLDLSLDQLQSLATAAI
- a CDS encoding NAD(P)-dependent oxidoreductase — its product is MAHHDPAVRFIGLGDLGLPMAEAIAEAGYSLHAWVRPPDSLDVLSHVAHTGHQDLADMAAACDIVGLCVSTDDDVRELVTALAPHMRPGAVIVNHGTGTPAVARELGAYCKEQRLHFLDAPVTGARGGAQTRSLTTFVGGPAEAVQLCEPVFDSFSAHVLHLGPHGMGQLTKLVNNTLLMMNRANVADVIDLLSAGGIDPIPVVEAVKLGSGSSTALQMLPTRSGKDLNEADMTAIIAHLTDVELMDADLFATSMADLAVDAASATARAVSGTRRLGVVISALNPRP
- a CDS encoding lipid-transfer protein, whose translation is MRNRVFVIGVGMTKFEKPGRRDGWDYPDMARESGTKALQDAGISYDLIEQAFVGYVYGESTSGQRAVYELGLTGIPVVNVNNNCSTGSTALYLAAQSIKGGLAQCALALGFEKMQPGSLGSTFDDRAHPMAAHMEAMAEISEVLFPPAPWMFGAAGREHMQQYGSTPEHFAKIGYKNHLHSVNNPYAQFQESYSLEDILSARMIYDPLTKLQCSPTSDGSGAAILASEEFVDKHGLAEQAVEIVGQAMTTDYQNTFDGTCKALIGYHMNVAAAQSVYEQSALGPEDFQVIELHDCFSANELLLYEALGLCAEGEAAKLIDVGDTTYGGRWVVNPSGGLISKGHPLGATGLAQCAELTWQLRGDADKRQVDGVTAVLQHNIGLGGAAVVTAYQRAER
- a CDS encoding MaoC/PaaZ C-terminal domain-containing protein, which encodes MPGPDSEFDDANVGLWTDPELFEVTAEKISEYARATNDPIEAHLNGDIAPPVFAIVPVFDSMMSPTVDVMPVELVPRVVHGEQDFHFHRPIVPGDKLVSRGKMIGYEGLSNGTRAAVYLECRTEAGELVNEQYVTVFVRNYDAGKKLGELSPNHKFDERLLAEPMLAKAVAHVDADQTFRYSVASGDPMPIHLDDEIARSAGLPGIIAHGLCTMAMTSWGLLAEVAGSDVKRLKRLAVRFAKPVLPRDDLETQIWKSGSSAGVATYAFQTARGEDLVITDGLAEVIDES
- a CDS encoding amidohydrolase family protein, which produces MRVITVEEHFHHPEVGPRVMDLSGPPPIDLDADFSTFWRNFTPDRELAEQLAGGRLEHMDAAGINIQVLSHGAMTPGSLDHPDATGLCRQVNDWLAEQISQYPTRFRGFATVPLYDPKAAADEMRRCIDELGFVGTLTQGTFAGLFLDDPRFEPVLAAAEELNSPLYVHPGIPPASVLRAYYSGNWPASVEFLLSSPAFGWHAEAGIHILRLILSGALDRHPGLKLLSGHWGEMVAGWLDRLDEAIGWGHYLDRPVSDYYRTQVWITPSGMYSHNQLKFFLAEVGADRIIHSEDFPYVVRTNVADFLLNADIADHEREAIAHRNAEALLRISPL